From Pan troglodytes isolate AG18354 chromosome 11, NHGRI_mPanTro3-v2.0_pri, whole genome shotgun sequence, the proteins below share one genomic window:
- the PRPF4 gene encoding U4/U6 small nuclear ribonucleoprotein Prp4 isoform X3, translating to MLSFVFDRSGLCKLWSVPDCNLLHTLRGHNTNVGAIVFHPKSTVSLDPKDVNLASCAADGSVKLWSLDSDEPVADIEGHTVRVARVMWHPSGRFLGTTCYDRSWRLWDLEAQEEILHQEGHSMGVYDIAFHQDGSLAGTGGLDAFGRVWDLRTGRCIMFLEGHLKEIYGINFSPNGYHIATGSGDNTCKVWDLRQRRCVYTIPAHQNLVTGVKFEPIHGNFLLTGAYDNTAKIWTHPGWSPLKTLAGHEGKVMGLDISSDGQLIATCSYDRTFKLWMAE from the exons ATGCTTTCCTTTGTATTTGATAGGAGTGGGCTTTGCAAGCTCTGGTCTGTTCCTGATTGCAACCTCCTTCACACTCTTCGAG GGCATAACACAAATGTAGGAGCAATTGTATTCCATCCCAAATCCACTGTCTCCTTGGACCCAAAAGATGTCAACCTGGCCTCTTGTGCGGCTGATGGCTCTGTGAAGCTTTGGAGTCTCGACAG TGATGAACCAGTGGCAGATATTGAAGGCCATACAGTGCGTGTGGCCCGGGTAATGTGGCATCCTTCAGGACGTTTCCTGGGCACCACCTG CTATGACCGTTCATGGCGCTTATGGGATTTGGAGGCTCAAGAGGAGATCCTGCATCAGGAAGGCCACAGCATGGGTGTGTATGACATTGCCTTCCATCAAGATGGCTCTTTGGCTGGCACTGG GGGACTGGATGCATTTGGTCGAGTTTGGGACCTACGCACAGGACGTTGTATCATGTTCTTAGAAGGCCACCTGAAAGAAATCTATGGAATAAATTTCTCCCCCAATGG CTATCACATTGCAACTGGCAGTGGTGACAACACCTGCAAAGTGTGGGACCTCCGACAGCGGCGTTGCGTCTACACCATCCCTGCTCATCAGAACTTAGTGACTGGTGTCAAGTTTGAGC CTATCCATGGGAACTTCTTGCTTACTGGTGCCTATGATAACACAGCCAAGATCTGGACGCACCCAGGCTGGTCCCCGCTGAAGACTCTGGCTGGCCACGAAGGCAAAGTGATGGGCCTAGATATTTCTTCCGATGGGCAGCTCATAGCCACTTGCTCATATGACAGGACCTTCAAGCTGTGGATGGCTGAATAG
- the RNF183 gene encoding E3 ubiquitin-protein ligase RNF183 — protein MAEQQGRELEAECPVCWNPFNNTFHTPKMLDCCHSFCVECLAHLSLVTPARRCLLCPLCRQPTVLASGQPVTDLPTDTAMLTLLRLEPHHVILEGRQLCLKDQPKSRYFLRQPRVYTLDLGPQPGGQTGPPPDTASATVSTPILIPSHHSLRECFRNPQFRIFAYLMAVILSVTLLLIFSIFWTKQFLWGVG, from the coding sequence ATGGCTGAGCAGCAGGGCCGGGAGCTTGAGGCTGAGTGCCCCGTCTGCTGGAACCCCTTCAACAACACGTTCCATacccccaaaatgctggattgCTGCCACTCCTTCTGCGTGGAATGtctggcccacctcagcctggtgACTCCAGCCCGGCGCTGCCTGCTGTGCCCACTCTGTCGCCAGCCCACAGTGCTGGCCTCAGGGCAGCCTGTCACTGACTTGCCCACGGACACTGCCATGCTCACCCTGCTCCGCCTGGAGCCCCACCATGTCATCCTGGAAGGCCGTCAGCTGTGCCTCAAGGACCAGCCCAAGAGCCGCTACTTCCTGCGCCAGCCTCGAGTCTACACGCTGGACCTTGGCCCCCAGCCTGGGGGCCAGACTGGGCCGCCCCCAGACACGGCCTCTgccaccgtgtctacacccatCCTCATCCCCAGCCACCACTCTTTGAGGGAGTGTTTCCGCAACCCTCAGTTCCGCATCTTTGCCTACCTGATGGCCGTCATCCtcagtgtcactctgttgctcatATTCTCCATCTTTTGGACCAAGCAGTTCCTTTGGGGTGTGGGGTGA